From Caldicellulosiruptor hydrothermalis 108, a single genomic window includes:
- the rlmH gene encoding 23S rRNA (pseudouridine(1915)-N(3))-methyltransferase RlmH encodes MIRIISVGTIKEKYFLQACEEYKKRLSRWVKVEEIEIKEEDENKYSNIETLLEKEADKILKLIKKDEFIIVCDVNGIEFSSEEFSEILRKNMNSSKDITFIIGSSNGLSNEVKRRADLLLSFSKLTFPHQLFRVLLYEQIYRGLSIIYGRKYHK; translated from the coding sequence ATGATAAGAATAATCAGTGTTGGAACAATAAAAGAGAAGTATTTTCTACAGGCATGTGAAGAGTACAAAAAAAGACTTTCGCGGTGGGTAAAAGTCGAAGAAATAGAGATAAAAGAAGAAGATGAAAATAAATATTCTAATATCGAAACGCTTTTAGAAAAAGAAGCTGATAAGATTTTAAAGCTTATAAAGAAAGACGAATTTATAATAGTGTGTGATGTTAATGGAATTGAGTTTTCATCAGAAGAATTTTCTGAGATTCTAAGGAAAAACATGAATAGCAGTAAGGATATTACTTTTATCATTGGCAGTTCCAACGGTCTTTCAAATGAAGTGAAAAGAAGAGCTGATTTGCTTCTCTCATTTTCAAAACTCACTTTTCCTCATCAGCTTTTTAGAGTCTTACTTTATGAACAAATTTACAGAGGATTGTCAATTATTTATGGGAGAAAGTACCATAAATAA
- a CDS encoding flagellar motor protein yields MDILSIGGLILGFGSLLTAFIIEKGNPAKLLQISAAMIVFGGTIAAVLVSFPMSQIKTAVKHFKLVFMDKKIDFASVVEQLVQLSDRARKEGLLALEQEIPNIQNPLLKKGLGLVVDGIEGEVIRDILDREVYLAEDELKEAAEVFEAAGGYAPTMGIIGTVMGLISVLSNLTNPDELGPAIAVAFVATLYGVSSANLIWLNFGKKIKTKAKQERMLNEIIVEGLLSIQAGENPRILREKIGGILKEAKQQQAQAGEAASAPIGG; encoded by the coding sequence ATGGATATTCTTTCAATTGGCGGGTTGATATTGGGTTTTGGTTCTCTTTTAACTGCGTTTATAATTGAGAAGGGTAATCCTGCAAAACTATTACAGATTTCAGCTGCCATGATTGTTTTTGGCGGGACAATTGCAGCAGTGCTTGTATCATTTCCAATGTCACAGATAAAAACTGCTGTGAAACATTTTAAATTGGTTTTTATGGATAAGAAAATTGATTTTGCAAGTGTTGTTGAGCAGCTTGTCCAGCTTTCTGACAGGGCACGAAAAGAAGGACTTTTGGCTTTAGAACAGGAGATTCCCAACATTCAAAATCCGCTTTTGAAAAAGGGTTTGGGACTTGTTGTTGATGGTATTGAAGGAGAAGTGATTAGAGATATTTTGGACAGGGAAGTTTACCTTGCTGAAGATGAGCTGAAAGAGGCAGCTGAGGTATTTGAGGCAGCAGGTGGATATGCTCCTACAATGGGTATCATCGGTACTGTTATGGGTCTTATTTCTGTGCTTTCAAACTTAACAAATCCAGATGAGCTTGGCCCAGCTATAGCTGTTGCATTTGTTGCAACTTTGTATGGTGTTTCATCTGCCAACCTTATCTGGCTCAACTTTGGTAAAAAGATAAAGACAAAAGCAAAGCAGGAGAGAATGTTAAATGAGATAATCGTGGAAGGGCTTTTGTCAATCCAAGCTGGTGAAAACCCAAGAATACTCAGAGAAAAGATTGGCGGAATATTAAAAGAAGCGAAGCAACAACAAGCCCAAGCTGGTGAGGCTGCTTCAGCTCCGATTGGGGGTTGA
- a CDS encoding Cof-type HAD-IIB family hydrolase, whose protein sequence is MIKLIALDIDGTLLNDAGCIPQINKEFLKIAVEKYKIEIVLCTGRGASAFKITKDLNLPCSLISANGVYVFENPDFPPIIKNYLTERQKKVLIEFLDNNHFDIDYYIVLGYDQDFHMIYKERTNHDNYFLNFVNGRKQFKPTYPAERLLKFLEYPISHIGIVGKYEKLKEIKEILKTLELDCNIILYYASDNKEYGFLEVLSNDASKEKALLQFMNFKNISSEELISIGDNFNDVGMFKISGISVAVANAPEEVKKAAKFVTCKTNNEGAVAEAIERFIMKRDG, encoded by the coding sequence TTGATAAAATTAATTGCGCTGGATATTGATGGAACCCTTTTAAATGATGCAGGTTGTATTCCTCAAATAAACAAGGAGTTTTTAAAAATTGCTGTAGAAAAGTATAAAATTGAAATAGTACTTTGTACAGGAAGAGGTGCTTCGGCCTTTAAAATTACAAAAGACCTGAATTTGCCATGTTCACTAATCTCGGCAAATGGCGTTTATGTTTTTGAAAATCCTGATTTTCCTCCCATCATAAAAAATTATCTTACAGAACGTCAGAAGAAAGTATTAATTGAGTTTCTTGATAATAATCATTTTGACATAGACTATTACATCGTACTGGGATATGACCAAGATTTTCACATGATTTATAAAGAAAGAACAAATCACGACAATTATTTTTTAAACTTTGTAAACGGCCGCAAACAATTTAAACCTACATACCCGGCAGAGAGGCTTTTAAAGTTTTTAGAATATCCTATTAGCCACATTGGAATTGTAGGCAAATACGAAAAACTTAAAGAGATAAAAGAAATCCTTAAAACACTTGAGTTGGATTGTAATATTATTCTCTACTATGCATCAGACAACAAAGAATATGGTTTCTTAGAAGTCTTGAGCAATGATGCATCAAAAGAGAAAGCTCTTTTGCAATTTATGAATTTTAAAAATATCTCATCTGAAGAATTGATATCAATTGGCGATAACTTCAACGACGTTGGAATGTTTAAAATCTCTGGTATAAGTGTAGCAGTTGCAAATGCACCAGAGGAAGTAAAAAAAGCTGCAAAGTTTGTAACCTGCAAAACTAACAACGAAGGTGCTGTTGCTGAAGCTATTGAAAGGTTCATAATGAAAAGGGATGGGTAA
- a CDS encoding ZIP family metal transporter: MKFVNFEVALLKVDFLFFNLFAFFCGIAGAFVGALAGLVLPLNDENMKDSLIGFTSGLMLGLICFGLIPEAVSISNLLLCILTLIASYFLIGILERALTMKYSLSQNRYLKSGILILVALSLHNFPEGLAIGSSFAVEKSFGILVGIMIIIHDIPEGFALSLPLKMAKQSKIKILRYAILSGVPTGIGCLVGSMISYINKYVVAGCLACAAGAMLYVVMNELIPEYSRKENIKMATISNMIGIIIALLLLEWLEL; this comes from the coding sequence ATGAAATTTGTTAATTTTGAAGTTGCTTTGTTGAAAGTAGATTTTTTATTTTTCAACCTCTTTGCTTTTTTTTGTGGGATAGCTGGAGCATTTGTCGGGGCTCTGGCGGGTTTGGTCTTGCCTTTAAATGATGAGAATATGAAAGACTCCTTAATTGGTTTTACATCAGGACTTATGCTTGGTTTAATTTGCTTTGGGCTTATCCCTGAAGCTGTGAGTATTTCAAACTTGCTCTTATGTATTTTAACATTGATTGCTTCATATTTTTTGATTGGGATATTGGAAAGAGCATTGACAATGAAATATTCACTTTCACAGAACAGATATCTCAAGAGTGGAATACTTATTTTAGTTGCTCTTTCTCTTCACAACTTTCCTGAAGGGTTGGCAATAGGAAGCAGTTTTGCTGTAGAAAAGAGTTTTGGAATTTTAGTAGGAATTATGATAATAATTCATGATATTCCAGAAGGATTTGCTCTTTCGCTACCTTTGAAGATGGCTAAGCAGAGTAAAATAAAAATATTAAGATATGCAATATTGTCAGGAGTTCCAACAGGTATTGGGTGTTTAGTTGGAAGTATGATAAGCTATATTAACAAATATGTAGTAGCAGGCTGTCTTGCTTGTGCAGCAGGTGCAATGTTGTATGTTGTGATGAATGAGCTTATTCCAGAGTATAGTCGAAAAGAAAATATTAAAATGGCAACAATCTCAAACATGATAGGCATTATTATAGCACTATTACTTTTGGAGTGGTTGGAATTATGA
- the argC gene encoding N-acetyl-gamma-glutamyl-phosphate reductase, producing MIKASIIGASGYVGLELIRLLLRHPEVEIISVISSSSNQLSIEKTNPQFKKVSNLVFEEFNREAIEEADVIFCALPHGISQEYVKIGYDLGKVVIDLSADFRYKDLQRYAKDYTEHKYPELLQKSAYGLCEINRGEIKNAQIIGNPGCYPTSAILGLAPLLKNKLIDKNSIIIDSKSGVSGAGKKSDFAYSFCELDENFKAYGVAKHRHTSEIEEKCSLLFGEDLNLSFTPHLLPVKRGILSTIYATLVKNIDKGDLVEIYNEFYKDEYFVRIFEDELPELKYVRGTNFVDIGFEIDKKTNRVIIISCIDNLIKGAAGQAIQNMNIRFSFDEKMGLVMVGEYF from the coding sequence TTGATAAAAGCAAGCATTATAGGAGCATCAGGATATGTAGGATTAGAGCTTATTCGGCTTTTGTTAAGACACCCTGAAGTGGAAATTATATCTGTGATATCTTCAAGTAGCAATCAGCTTTCAATTGAGAAAACAAATCCTCAGTTTAAAAAGGTTTCAAATCTTGTATTTGAGGAATTTAATAGAGAAGCTATAGAAGAGGCAGATGTAATATTTTGTGCCTTGCCGCACGGTATTTCACAGGAATATGTCAAAATAGGATATGACCTTGGCAAGGTTGTGATTGATTTAAGTGCTGATTTTAGATACAAAGATTTGCAAAGATATGCAAAAGATTATACTGAGCATAAATACCCTGAACTTTTGCAAAAAAGCGCATATGGACTTTGTGAAATAAACAGAGGAGAGATTAAAAATGCTCAGATCATTGGAAATCCTGGATGTTATCCAACAAGTGCAATACTTGGCCTTGCTCCACTTTTGAAAAATAAACTCATAGACAAAAATAGTATAATAATAGACTCAAAGTCAGGCGTTTCTGGAGCTGGTAAAAAATCTGATTTTGCATATAGTTTTTGCGAACTTGATGAAAATTTCAAAGCGTATGGAGTTGCAAAACACAGACATACAAGCGAAATTGAAGAGAAATGTAGTTTGCTATTTGGTGAAGATTTGAATTTATCATTTACACCACATCTTCTGCCTGTAAAAAGAGGAATACTGTCAACTATATATGCTACTCTTGTTAAGAACATTGACAAGGGCGATCTTGTTGAAATCTATAATGAATTTTACAAAGATGAATACTTTGTTCGTATTTTTGAAGATGAACTGCCTGAACTAAAGTACGTAAGAGGCACAAACTTTGTTGATATCGGATTTGAAATTGACAAGAAAACAAATAGAGTTATTATAATCTCATGCATTGACAATCTCATAAAAGGTGCTGCCGGCCAGGCAATTCAAAATATGAATATAAGATTCTCTTTTGATGAAAAAATGGGACTTGTTATGGTGGGAGAATATTTTTAA
- a CDS encoding N-acetylmuramoyl-L-alanine amidase — protein sequence MNKIRNVVTIVIVFFLLFMSVFAATSYKLYIDGKLISSVKILESKGNVYLALGDFFKLKGFSVTYDSKSKAILAKKSKDTYQFYVDKTFYYYNKTKKELLAKIIINKGKSYIMAKDLASIFNYLCQFDKNRMIVVFNTNRITTSLVNAFQDTTYNLYIESKFISSVKALEGKDNVYLALAQFLKLVGFNVSYDSKTKKVLAKRLSDTYEFYIDKEFYYYNKTKKTLSAKVFVKSGKSYILAKDLASIFGYSYQTDKTKKMISLNTKKSQVVQSSSSKNQISNTLTSRSNLSRTVQETNYITDIKYTIENNKFILIVSATQTLSYKDYKLFNPDRIVLDVLNSIDNLQNNRIEINKNGIFRIRHAQNIDSSGNKFSRIVIDYDSSLIKNYKVINQGNQIKIEIDLPKVIESKTNIDSSEDYQTPGSQNSIAYPSQIYMIQKIDVIPSDGFTLAQIEISPTVVSDIYRADESFVVLNLKGAQFLVQNNNLYQVNDGRVDFYVLSNIDQDSSQIIFSSKAKVFVLNRIDGKLEVVFADQYSSLRVNPPSSLVLSSPFVSQINYFYDQSSNTIRLESQYPITIADDVYSLQGSVVTTVYSVYQQDKCIVYIQINPNYIANISKSGTNITISFSQKLQKPQKKLKIFIDPGHGGSDPGAIYTKVVNGKKVTYNEKDFNLDISLRLREKLKSLGYEVYMSRDKDVYVDLYDRTRMANSLNADLFISIHNNAIDNSSVRGTMVLYKEKQQNGLISDKQFAQIVLESIVKQVGTQNKGIVERPNLAVLRTSSMPAVLVEVAFGTNPQDLDLLLSDSFKDAVAKAIADAVEYINENYNR from the coding sequence ATGAATAAGATAAGGAATGTAGTGACTATAGTGATAGTGTTTTTTTTGCTTTTCATGTCGGTTTTTGCAGCCACCTCTTACAAACTCTATATTGATGGGAAGCTAATATCCTCAGTAAAGATTTTAGAAAGTAAAGGTAATGTTTACCTTGCACTTGGTGACTTTTTCAAACTAAAAGGATTTAGTGTTACTTATGATTCAAAATCTAAAGCTATCTTAGCAAAAAAATCCAAGGATACATATCAGTTCTATGTTGATAAGACATTTTACTACTACAATAAGACAAAAAAAGAACTTTTGGCTAAGATTATTATAAATAAGGGTAAGTCCTATATTATGGCAAAGGATTTAGCATCTATTTTTAATTATTTATGCCAGTTCGATAAAAACAGAATGATAGTTGTTTTTAATACTAACCGAATTACGACGTCTTTAGTCAATGCTTTTCAAGATACAACTTATAATCTTTATATTGAGAGTAAATTTATATCATCGGTAAAAGCTTTAGAAGGTAAAGACAATGTTTATCTTGCTCTTGCTCAATTTTTGAAATTAGTAGGGTTTAATGTGTCTTATGATTCGAAAACAAAGAAGGTTTTGGCTAAAAGGTTAAGTGATACATATGAATTTTATATTGATAAAGAATTTTACTATTACAATAAGACAAAGAAAACTCTTTCAGCCAAAGTTTTTGTAAAAAGTGGAAAGTCTTATATTCTGGCAAAAGATCTGGCATCAATTTTTGGTTACTCGTATCAAACTGATAAAACAAAAAAGATGATAAGCTTAAATACTAAAAAATCACAAGTTGTACAGTCAAGTTCTTCGAAAAATCAAATTTCAAATACTTTAACCTCAAGAAGCAATTTGTCAAGAACAGTGCAGGAGACAAATTATATTACTGACATAAAGTATACCATAGAAAATAATAAGTTTATACTGATTGTTTCGGCAACTCAAACTTTGTCTTATAAGGACTACAAACTTTTTAATCCTGATAGAATAGTTTTGGATGTTTTAAATAGTATTGATAATTTACAAAATAACAGAATAGAAATAAATAAAAATGGCATATTTAGAATAAGACATGCACAAAACATTGATTCAAGTGGCAACAAATTTTCGCGCATTGTAATAGATTATGATTCAAGTTTGATAAAAAATTACAAGGTAATAAACCAGGGCAACCAAATCAAAATTGAAATAGATTTGCCAAAAGTTATAGAGTCAAAGACAAATATTGACAGTAGCGAGGATTATCAAACTCCAGGCTCTCAAAATTCAATAGCTTATCCTTCTCAAATATATATGATTCAAAAAATAGATGTTATACCTTCTGATGGCTTTACTCTTGCCCAAATTGAAATTAGTCCAACAGTTGTAAGTGATATTTACAGAGCTGATGAGTCTTTTGTGGTTTTGAATTTGAAGGGAGCCCAATTTTTAGTTCAAAATAATAATCTTTACCAAGTAAATGATGGTAGAGTAGATTTTTATGTTCTTTCAAACATTGATCAGGATAGTAGTCAGATTATCTTTTCGTCGAAGGCAAAGGTTTTTGTTTTAAACAGAATTGATGGAAAGTTAGAAGTGGTGTTTGCTGACCAGTATTCAAGCTTAAGAGTAAATCCGCCCTCAAGCCTTGTTTTGAGTTCGCCTTTTGTCTCTCAGATAAACTATTTTTACGACCAGAGCAGCAACACCATAAGACTTGAAAGCCAGTATCCTATAACCATTGCAGACGATGTGTATTCTTTACAAGGCTCAGTTGTGACCACTGTATATTCTGTTTATCAGCAGGACAAGTGCATTGTTTACATTCAAATTAATCCTAACTACATAGCAAACATAAGCAAAAGTGGAACTAATATTACAATAAGTTTTTCACAAAAATTACAAAAACCTCAGAAGAAATTGAAGATATTCATTGACCCAGGTCATGGGGGTTCTGATCCAGGTGCTATATACACCAAAGTGGTAAATGGCAAAAAGGTAACTTATAATGAGAAAGATTTTAATTTAGATATCTCTTTAAGACTGAGAGAAAAGCTCAAAAGCCTTGGTTATGAAGTTTATATGTCGCGTGATAAAGATGTGTATGTAGACCTTTACGATAGAACAAGGATGGCAAATAGTTTAAATGCGGACTTGTTCATTTCCATTCACAACAATGCAATTGATAATTCATCTGTGCGCGGAACAATGGTTTTGTATAAAGAGAAACAGCAAAATGGGCTTATTTCTGATAAGCAGTTTGCCCAGATTGTGCTTGAGAGCATAGTCAAGCAGGTTGGTACACAGAACAAGGGCATTGTGGAAAGACCTAACTTGGCTGTGCTGAGAACTTCCTCTATGCCAGCTGTGCTGGTTGAAGTTGCATTTGGGACAAACCCTCAAGATTTGGACCTTCTTTTGAGCGATAGTTTTAAAGATGCAGTTGCAAAGGCTATAGCCGATGCCGTGGAGTATATAAATGAAAATTACAATAGATAG
- a CDS encoding low molecular weight protein arginine phosphatase — protein MKKKILFVCTGNTCRSPMAEHLLKEKLKKMNIDDIEVESAGLSAFFPQKASKNAILVMNEIGIDISSHVSRLINEEMIKESTLVLTMERYHKEVITKMYPGVMDKVFTLKEYVLDDKKELDVVDPYGGDIEEYRRCRDELSYLLDKLLSKVDDI, from the coding sequence TTGAAGAAAAAGATACTTTTTGTGTGTACAGGCAATACCTGCAGAAGTCCAATGGCAGAACATCTTTTAAAGGAAAAGCTAAAAAAGATGAATATTGATGACATTGAAGTTGAATCAGCTGGGCTTTCTGCATTTTTCCCACAGAAGGCTTCGAAGAATGCTATATTAGTGATGAATGAAATTGGTATTGATATCTCGTCGCATGTGTCAAGACTTATAAATGAGGAGATGATAAAAGAAAGCACTCTTGTCTTAACAATGGAAAGGTATCATAAAGAGGTAATTACAAAGATGTACCCTGGTGTTATGGACAAGGTGTTTACTCTAAAAGAGTATGTCTTGGATGACAAAAAAGAATTGGATGTTGTTGACCCGTATGGTGGGGATATCGAAGAGTACAGAAGGTGCAGAGATGAACTGAGTTATCTTCTTGACAAACTTTTGTCGAAAGTGGATGATATATGA
- a CDS encoding OmpA family protein, which translates to MGRKRVAEPEKENHERWLITYADLITLLLIYFIVMYSMSKLDMDKFKNFTESLTSVLKGTAYIFENSGPSILEGLSGKNVKGTNTDVGGTTKNKQMTEEELINDIQKQVLGLIKEHGIEGKVLVIQEERGLSILLKDVLFDTGSAKLTPQAKGVVHEIAKILEKVPNNNIRIEGHTDNVPIHNKYFYSNWELSTARATSVLQEILRVSKVRPERFSVVGYGEYRPIASNKTPEGRALNRRVTIVILRTVYSKAEPVR; encoded by the coding sequence ATGGGGAGAAAAAGAGTGGCAGAGCCAGAAAAAGAAAATCATGAACGATGGCTTATTACCTATGCAGATTTGATTACTCTTTTGCTCATATATTTTATTGTCATGTATTCCATGAGCAAGCTTGACATGGACAAATTTAAGAACTTTACAGAATCTCTAACATCTGTTTTGAAAGGTACAGCCTATATTTTTGAAAACTCTGGTCCCTCTATATTGGAAGGATTATCTGGAAAGAATGTCAAGGGGACAAACACTGATGTTGGCGGGACAACAAAAAATAAGCAGATGACTGAGGAAGAACTCATAAATGACATACAGAAACAGGTTTTAGGGCTTATAAAAGAACATGGTATTGAAGGCAAGGTGCTTGTGATACAGGAAGAGAGAGGATTATCAATTTTACTTAAAGATGTGTTATTCGACACAGGTTCTGCAAAGCTTACACCACAGGCAAAGGGAGTTGTTCATGAAATTGCAAAGATTTTAGAGAAGGTTCCGAATAACAATATCAGAATTGAAGGACACACGGATAATGTCCCTATACACAACAAATACTTTTATTCTAACTGGGAACTTTCAACAGCAAGAGCTACATCTGTTTTGCAGGAAATTTTAAGAGTTTCAAAGGTAAGGCCCGAAAGATTTTCTGTTGTTGGCTATGGTGAGTACAGACCAATTGCTTCTAATAAGACACCAGAAGGAAGAGCGCTCAACAGAAGAGTTACAATTGTGATACTGAGAACAGTATACAGCAAAGCTGAACCTGTAAGATAA
- a CDS encoding L-threonylcarbamoyladenylate synthase, which produces MTIIIDAKEGIDYKKLEKAALILREGGLVAFPTETVYGLGANALLKDAVDKIFLAKGRPQDNPLIVHVSSKEMLEMCAEITDERVYMLIERFWPGPLTIVLPKKNVIADNVTAGLSTVGVRMPANKIALELIRLSGVPVAAPSANVSGKPSPTEAKHVIEDLMGKVDIIIDGGKCSFGLESTVVDLSGEKAVILRPGAISYFALKEVLGNIEYSKAVVEGLTGTVPRSPGMKYKHYAPDAKLIIVKGRIDKRIDKINEMKKKLEFKGHRVGILCFYETVHNFDSQYKLILGSMFDAKECERNLFSILRKFNQLGVDYILCEWGEFNLEFLALENRLYKAAANHIVEVL; this is translated from the coding sequence ATGACAATTATCATTGACGCAAAGGAAGGTATAGATTATAAAAAGCTTGAAAAAGCAGCTTTGATATTGAGGGAAGGTGGGCTTGTTGCATTTCCAACAGAAACTGTATATGGTCTTGGAGCAAACGCACTTTTAAAAGATGCAGTGGATAAGATTTTTTTAGCTAAAGGAAGACCTCAGGACAATCCGTTGATTGTTCATGTATCTTCAAAAGAGATGCTTGAGATGTGTGCTGAAATTACAGATGAAAGAGTTTATATGCTTATCGAAAGATTTTGGCCAGGACCGCTTACAATTGTTCTACCTAAGAAAAATGTTATTGCTGACAACGTCACAGCAGGTCTTTCGACGGTTGGTGTTAGAATGCCTGCAAATAAAATTGCGCTTGAACTTATACGACTTTCCGGTGTACCAGTGGCAGCACCATCAGCAAACGTCTCTGGAAAACCAAGTCCTACAGAAGCCAAGCATGTGATAGAGGACCTGATGGGTAAGGTGGATATCATAATTGACGGTGGCAAATGTTCTTTTGGACTTGAATCAACTGTAGTAGATTTGAGCGGCGAAAAAGCTGTGATTTTGAGACCTGGTGCAATTTCGTATTTTGCTTTGAAAGAGGTGCTTGGCAATATAGAGTACAGCAAAGCGGTGGTGGAAGGACTAACTGGAACTGTGCCAAGGTCACCTGGCATGAAGTACAAGCACTATGCACCTGATGCCAAGCTCATAATAGTAAAAGGAAGAATTGATAAAAGGATTGACAAGATAAATGAGATGAAAAAGAAGTTGGAGTTTAAAGGACACAGGGTTGGGATATTGTGCTTTTATGAGACAGTCCACAATTTTGATTCGCAGTACAAGCTCATTTTAGGGAGCATGTTTGATGCAAAAGAGTGTGAGAGAAATCTGTTTTCGATATTGAGAAAATTCAACCAACTTGGTGTTGATTATATACTTTGTGAGTGGGGAGAATTTAACTTAGAATTTCTTGCTCTGGAAAATAGACTTTACAAAGCAGCAGCAAACCATATTGTTGAGGTGTTGTGA
- the prfA gene encoding peptide chain release factor 1, producing the protein MIEKLQVIEEKYLELEKKIADPEIISQTQEWQKLMKEHSNLQPIVEKFREYKRILNTIKEAEELLDTDLDEDFEKLVKEELNRAKEQKEIVETQLKILLLPKDPNDEKNVIMEIRAGAGGEEAALFAAELFRMYSRYAERKNWKVEVMSTSESDLDGFKEVIFMISGKGAYSRLKYESGVHRVQRVPVTESGGRIHTSTATVAVLPEVEDVEVEIREEDLEIDTFRAGGAGGQHVNKTESAVRIVHKPTGIVVTCQDERSQHANRDRAMKILRARLYDYYQSIQQKEIESQRRSQVGTGDRSERIRTYNFPQGRVTDHRIGLTLYKLEQVLDGELDEIIDALITHFQTERLKEVS; encoded by the coding sequence ATGATAGAGAAGCTTCAAGTAATTGAGGAAAAATATTTAGAACTTGAGAAAAAGATTGCAGACCCTGAGATAATAAGCCAGACTCAGGAATGGCAAAAACTCATGAAAGAACACAGCAATCTTCAGCCAATTGTGGAAAAGTTCAGAGAATACAAAAGGATTTTAAATACTATCAAAGAGGCTGAAGAGCTTTTAGATACAGACCTTGACGAGGACTTTGAAAAACTTGTAAAAGAAGAGCTAAATCGGGCAAAAGAACAGAAAGAGATTGTTGAAACACAGCTCAAGATTTTACTTTTGCCCAAGGACCCCAACGACGAAAAGAATGTTATAATGGAGATAAGAGCAGGTGCAGGTGGCGAGGAAGCAGCACTTTTTGCAGCCGAGCTTTTCAGGATGTATTCAAGATATGCAGAGAGGAAAAACTGGAAAGTTGAAGTGATGTCGACAAGTGAGAGTGATTTGGATGGGTTTAAAGAGGTAATTTTCATGATAAGCGGAAAAGGTGCATATAGTAGGCTCAAATATGAAAGTGGTGTTCACAGAGTTCAGAGAGTACCTGTGACAGAATCAGGCGGAAGAATTCATACATCAACAGCAACTGTTGCGGTTTTGCCAGAAGTTGAGGATGTTGAAGTGGAGATAAGAGAAGAGGACCTTGAGATAGACACATTCAGGGCAGGTGGTGCAGGGGGTCAGCATGTAAACAAGACAGAGTCGGCTGTCAGGATTGTTCACAAACCAACAGGAATTGTTGTGACCTGCCAGGACGAAAGGTCGCAGCATGCAAACAGGGACAGGGCAATGAAGATACTAAGAGCAAGGCTTTATGATTATTATCAGAGCATTCAGCAAAAAGAAATAGAAAGTCAAAGAAGAAGCCAGGTTGGAACTGGTGACAGAAGCGAAAGAATAAGAACATATAACTTTCCTCAGGGACGTGTGACAGACCACAGGATTGGTCTTACTTTGTACAAGCTTGAGCAAGTTTTAGACGGTGAGCTTGATGAGATTATTGATGCACTGATTACTCATTTTCAGACAGAGAGATTAAAAGAAGTAAGTTAA
- the argB gene encoding acetylglutamate kinase: MYEEMDTLIEKASILIEALPYIQKLYGKTVVIKYGGNAMINEKLKNWVMEDITLLKYIGVNPIVVHGGGPDINSVLKKLNVESQFVNGLRVTDMQTMEVAQMVLVGKTNKELVSMLNQKGGKAIGICGIDGNLIQARKHYEYVNGEKVDLGYVGEVVSINAKVLEMLAKDEYIPVVAPIGVGEDGTSYNINADTVAAEIAKAIKAEKLMFMTDVEGLKYDKNSKEIISAISADEVLKMIDEGKIDGGMIPKVLGCIDALKHGVNRTHILDGRIPHCILLEIFTDKGIGTMIHL; this comes from the coding sequence ATGTACGAAGAAATGGACACTCTGATTGAAAAAGCAAGTATATTAATAGAAGCTCTTCCCTACATACAAAAGCTCTATGGAAAGACTGTTGTGATAAAATATGGCGGGAATGCCATGATAAATGAAAAGCTTAAAAACTGGGTTATGGAAGATATAACTTTGCTCAAATACATTGGTGTAAATCCAATAGTTGTTCATGGCGGTGGACCTGACATAAATTCAGTCCTTAAGAAGCTCAATGTTGAAAGTCAGTTTGTCAATGGGCTCAGAGTAACAGATATGCAAACCATGGAAGTTGCTCAAATGGTTCTGGTAGGAAAGACAAACAAAGAACTTGTATCAATGCTAAACCAAAAAGGGGGAAAGGCAATAGGTATTTGCGGAATTGATGGAAATTTAATTCAAGCACGAAAACATTATGAGTATGTAAATGGTGAAAAAGTTGACTTAGGTTACGTTGGAGAGGTTGTGTCAATAAACGCAAAGGTTTTAGAAATGCTTGCCAAGGATGAATACATACCTGTTGTTGCACCAATTGGTGTTGGAGAAGATGGCACAAGCTACAACATTAATGCAGATACTGTTGCTGCTGAGATTGCAAAGGCAATAAAGGCTGAAAAGCTCATGTTCATGACAGATGTTGAAGGATTAAAATACGATAAAAATAGCAAAGAAATAATCTCAGCAATAAGTGCCGATGAAGTTTTAAAGATGATTGATGAAGGAAAGATTGATGGTGGAATGATTCCAAAGGTTTTAGGATGCATTGATGCACTAAAGCACGGTGTCAATCGTACACACATACTTGATGGAAGAATTCCCCACTGTATTTTGCTTGAGATATTCACAGACAAAGGCATTGGAACAATGATTCATCTGTGA